The following proteins are co-located in the Silene latifolia isolate original U9 population chromosome 1, ASM4854445v1, whole genome shotgun sequence genome:
- the LOC141605416 gene encoding large ribosomal subunit protein uL10-like, producing MAVKPTKAEKKIAYDQKLCNLLDEFSQVLIASADNVGSTQLQGIRKGLRGDSVVLMGKNTMMKRTIKLHAERTGNSDLLNLVTLLVGNVGLIFTKGDLKEVREEIAKYKVGAPARVGLVAPIDVVVPPGNTGLDPSQTSFFQVLNIPTKINKGTVEIITPVELIRKGEKVGSSEAALLAKLGIRPFSYGLNIESVYDNGSIFSPDVLDLTEEDLLAKFASGLSMVTALALGISYPTLAAAPHMFINGYKNVLAIAVATEYDFPQAEQVKEYLKDPSKFAVAAAPVAAADAGASGGGASKEEEKKDEPVDESDEDLGFSLFD from the exons ATGGCAGTGAAACCAACCAAGGCAGAGAAGAAGATCGCATACGACCAGAAATTGTGCAACTTGTTGGATGAATTCAGTCAGGTTCTTATTGCTTCAGCTGATAATGTGGGGTCAACCCAACTTCAAGGTATTCGTAAGGGTTTAAGGGGAGATTCAGTTGTTTTGATGGGTAAGAATACTATGATGAAGAGAACAATCAAGCTTCATGCTGAAAGGACTGGTAACTCTGATCTTCTCAATCTTGTTACTTTGTTGGTTGGAAATGTTGGGTTGATCTTCACTAAGGGTGATTTGAAGGAAGTCAGGGAGGAGATTGCCAAATACAAG GTTGGCGCTCCTgctcgtgttggtcttgttgCTCCAATTGATGTTGTTGTCCCACCAGGCAACACTGGTCTCGACCCATCCCAGACTTCTTTCTTCCAG GTTCTCAACATTCCCACCAAGATTAACAAGGGAACTGTTGAAATCATAACCCCTGTTGAACTTATCAGGAAGGGTGAAAAGGTGGGCTCCTCTGAGGCAGCCTTACTTGCCAAGCTCGGAATCAGGCCCTTTTCATATGGATTGAACATCGAGTCTGTTTATGACAATGGTTCAATCTTCAGCCCTGATGTCCTTGACCTGACTGAAGAAGACCTCCTTGCAAAGTTTGCCAGTGGTTTGTCAATGGTCACTGCTCTTGCCCTCGGTATCTCATACCCAACTCTGGCTGCTGCTCCTCACATGTTTATCAATGGCTACAAGAATGTTTTGGCCATTGCTGTTGCTACTGAGTACGACTTCCCTCAGGCTGAGCAAGTCAAGGAATACCTCAAG GATCCAAGCAAGTTTGCTGTGGCTGCTGCTCCAGTTGCAGCTGCTGATGCTGGTGCTTCAGGAGGTGGTGCCTCCAAAGAGGAGGAGAAGAAGGACGAGCCTGTTGATGAGTCTGATGAAGACTTGGGTTTCAGTCTATTTGACTAA
- the LOC141605421 gene encoding uncharacterized protein LOC141605421: protein MVCHLVCSCTKPSRSYTKEFLLSLSELDVCKKLPDGFNESLLSEFRDTSYGGPQDRPRAFGSSPLQGFRRTDYGSSPPARGDSGTYSRGVQRWDSRVEKVRVIQIQLIQSPEGVMEAKEGEPDRTLNMMACLEVVH, encoded by the exons ATGGTATGTCACTTGGTTTGCTCCTGCACGAAGCCTTCAAGATCGTATACGAAAGAGTTTCTTTTATCGTTGAGTGAGCTTGATGTTTGTAAGAAGCTACCCGATGGTTTTAATGAGTCACTTTTAAG TGAATTCCGTGATACATCTTACGGTGGCCCTCAAGACCGACCTAGAGCTTTTGGAAGTTCACCTTTACAAGGTTTCAGACGGACTGATTATGGATCATCACCGCCAGCTAGAGGGGACTCGGGTACCTATTCTAGAGGGGTCCAGAGGTGGGACAGTCGAGTGGAAAAAGTGAGGGTGATTCAGATTCAACTTATTCAG AGTCCGGAAGGCGTTATGGAAGCCAAGGAAGGGGAACCTGACAGAACCCTGAACATGATGGCCTGCTTGGAAGTGGTTCATTAA
- the LOC141605409 gene encoding glycosylinositol phosphorylceramide mannosyl transferase 1 yields the protein MRGSPVSRRAVQRFRQLAFSSVGSVKIKLLLGFCIVFALILLASRASSFARWKNPHSFVLQDDNNDNDNNIHRKGYTLLINTWKRNDLLRKSISHYAECPRLDSIHIVWSEPDPPSESLANYLEHIVHENTKDGHEIEVKFDINKEDSLNNRFKENRDLKTDVVFSIDDDVILPCSSVELAFSIWLSAPDTMVGFVPRMHWVDKSENSKDYYVYGGWWSVWWMGTYSMVLSKAAFFHKKYLAMYTNEMSASIKEYVTLNRNCEDIAMSFLVANASSAPPIWVKGKIFEIGSTGISSLGGHSQKRTECVNRFVAEFGRMPLVSTSIKVVDSRNTWFW from the exons ATGAGAGGTTCGCCGGTGAGTCGCCGAGCCGTTCAGCGATTCCGGCAACTCGCCTTTTCGTCCGTCGGATCCGTTAAAATCAAGCTACTGCTTGGATTCTGCATCGTATTCGCTTTGATCTTGCTCGCTTCTCGTGCTTCTTCTTTCGCGCGTTGGAAAAACCCTCACTCTTTCGTCCTTCaagatgataataatgataatgataataatattcACAG GAAGGGATACACGCTCTTAATTAACACCTGGAAACGAAATGATCTTTTGAGGAAGTCAATCTCTCACTATGCCGAGTGTCCCAGACTTGACTCCATACACATTGTATGGAGTGAGCCCGACCCACCATCAGAGTCTCTTGCCAATTATTTGGAGCATATTGTCCATGAAAACACCAAAGATGGACATGAGATAGAAGTTAAATTTGACATTAATAAAGAAGACAGTCTGAACAATAGATTTAAAGAGAACAGAGATCTGAAAACGGATGTGGTCTTTTCAATTGATGATGATGTCATACTCCCTTGCTCGTCTGTGGAACTTGCCTTTAGCATTTGGCTGAGTGCTCCTGATACAATGGTGGGATTTGTGCCACGTATGCACTGGGTGGATAAATCT GAAAATAGCAAGGACTACTATGTTTATGGAGGTTGGTGGTCTGTTTGGTGGATGGGGACTTATAGTATGGTTCTATCGAAGGCGGCATTTTTCCACAAGAAATATCTCGCGATGTACACAAATGAGATGTCAGCATCCATTAAAGAATATGTTACCCTGAATAG AAATTGTGAAGATATTGCAATGTCCTTTCTTGTTGCAAATGCAAGTAGTGCACCTCCTATATGGGTGAAAG GCAAAATATTTGAGATTGGTTCCACAGGAATCAGTAGCTTGGGAGGTCACAGCCAGAAAAGGACAGAATGCGTTAACAGGTTTGTAGCTGAGTTTGGTAGAATGCCGTTGGTTTCAACTTCGATTAAAGTTGTTGACAGTCGAAACACCTGGTTTTGGTGA